The Megalops cyprinoides isolate fMegCyp1 chromosome 10, fMegCyp1.pri, whole genome shotgun sequence genome window below encodes:
- the cep85 gene encoding centrosomal protein of 85 kDa produces MDIDLVKFLCPRSCTALIPVSRMTTSQKYHDWISQQAKLSDCRADMDWQTPAISEKFQSRFGRWPSTSDSGDTGLGTTPSDSTEDFCSSSGSPSFQPIRSQIAIPTAHVMPSTASAPAPKPQPRAADEPQASAEASSGSRDSSASSSKSSPLPKSASSPNLEAHGHGDADAPYTKMDCLSRYRSLVNGLDHSLFPPGEHSRLGEGQRFEMPAVEPTLNQSALLGTFCPDPRFRLQMSGLGDTPEPGNEVPRGSLDPAYKALPEAKLAVPGASDPYGPRTAFPPAHIGGAGFSTPHTLQTHAWLREQPGAKGYEPRPLERPCDLASWQQQQKQLESLRLQVEQMQLLTAGSGQYSSLYPSSLHTDGNAWDAVVKASESLLKEKELIIERQRQQMSQLEQRLHESELQVHGALLGRGGPPYTDVCLLRLQEAQRENTFLRAQFAERTDSFAKEKAESERRLAVEETEVQRLKEALQEASQKHSEELKKQEERIRSRDKHINSLKKKCQKESEQSRERQQRIETLERYLADLPTMEDYQSQSKQLEQAEEKAKQLQESVSELEARLGETRAATREREAQLEEQRQRERDLLSTVTSLQERVQEGLADGARLPSVDMEKLRGENAALREELQRLKKVIEKQQRMMEQLKSQIRVLEEQALQEEGSSQALREELSGKEKGLLQLRGAMKELSAQNQELMEQNLTLQERLGDSGRGAPPAPAGAQLTQRLHGEMAACLSDLRSLCNVLTQRAQGRDPNLSLLLGITSPLAGGEQQEDWQSPETLDRKLSEVRQLRRDVEELRTTVSDRYAQDMGDNCITQ; encoded by the exons ATGGATATAGATCTGGTGAAATTTCTGTGTCCCAGGTCCTGCACTGCTCTC ATTCCCGTGAGTCGAATGACGACCTCACAGAAGTACCACGACTGGATCTCCCAGCAGGCCAAGCTGTCAG ATTGTCGAGCTGACATGGACTGGCAGACCCCGGCCATTTCGGAGAAGTTTCAGAGCCGCTTTGGGCGGTGGCCGAGCACATCGGACAGCGGTGACACGGGGCTTGGCACCACCCCCTCGGACAGCACAGAGG ATTTCTGCAGTTCCAGCGGCAGCCCCTCCTTCCAGCCAATCCGAAGCCAGATTGCCATCCCCACCGCCCATGTCATGCCCTCCACGGCCAGTGCCCCGGCCCCCAAGCCCCAGCCACGAGCAGCAGACGAGCCTCAGGCTTCAGCCGAGGCCTCCTCAGGCTCCAGAGACTCAAGCGCCTCCAGCTCCAAGTCCTCCCCGCTCCCCAAATCGGCCTCCTCTCCCAACCTGGAGGCGCACGGTCATGGGGACGCGGACGCCCCCTACACTAAGATGGACTGCCTGAGCCGCTACCGGAGCCTGGTGAACGGGCTGGACCACTCGCTCTTCCCCCCCGGCGAGCACTCGCGCCTGGGCGAGGGCCAGAGGTTCGAGATGCCCGCCGTGGAGCCCACCCTCAACCAGTCGGCCCTGCTGGGCACCTTCTGCCCTGACCCCCGCTTCCGCCTGCAGATGAGCGGCCTGGGGGACACCCCCGAGCCCGGGAACGAGGTGCCGCGGGGCTCCCTGGATCCGGCCTACAAGGCCCTCCCAGAGGCCAAGCTGGCTGTCCCCGGCGCGTCTGACCCGTACGGGCCCAGGACCGCCTTCCCCCCGGCCCACATTGGGGGCGCTGGCTTCAGCACCCCCCATACCCTGCAGACCCATGCGTGGCTGAGGGAGCAGCCCGGAGCCAAGGGGTACGAGCCGCGGCCGCTGGAGCGCCCCTGCGACCTGGCcagctggcagcagcagcagaagcagctggAGAGCCTGCGGCTGCAGGTGGAGCAAATgcag CTCCTGACCGCAGGCTCTGGGCAGTACTCCTCCCTGTatccctcctctctgcacacGGATGGCAACGCCTGGGACGCCGTGGTCAAGGCCAGCGAGAGCctgctgaaggagaaggagctCATCATCGAGAG gcagaggcagcagatGTCGCAGCTGGAGCAGAGGCTGCATGAGAGCGAGCTGCAGGTGCACGGGGCCCTCCTGGGCCGGGGCGGCCCCCCCTACACGGACGTGTGTCTGCTGAGACTGCAG gaggCCCAGCGGGAGAACACCTTCCTGCGGGCGCAGTTCGCCGAGCGCACCGACAGCTTTGCCAAGGAGAAGGCGGAGTCGGAGCGCAGGCTGGCGGTGGAGGAGACGGAGGTGCAGAGGCTGAAGGAGGCGCTGCAGGAGGCCAGCCAGAAGCACtcggaggagctgaagaagcagGAAGAGAGG ATCCGCAGCCGGGACAAACACATTAACAGCCTGAAGAAGAAGTGCCAGAAGGAGAGCGAGCAGAGCAGGGAGCGGCAGCAGCGCATCGAGACGCTGGAGCGCTACCTGGCCGACCTGCCCACCATGGAGGACTACCAGAGCCAGAGCAAGCAG CTGGAGCAGGCGGAGGAGAAGGCcaagcagctgcaggagagcgTGAGTGAGCTGGAGGCCCGGCTGGGAGAGACTAGGGCGGCCACACGGGAGAGGGaggcccagctggaggagcagaggcagagagagagggacctgCTGTCCACCGTCACCAg ccTGCAGGAGAGGGTGCAAGAGGGGCTTGCTGATGGGGCCAGGCTGCCCTCTGTGGACATGGAGAAACTTCGGGGGGAGAACGCCGCTCTGAGGGAAGAGCTCCAGAGGCTCAAAAAG GTTATTGAGAAGCAGCAGAGGATGATGGAGCAGCTGAAGTCACAGATTAGG gtgctgGAAGAGCAGGCTCTACAGGAGGAGGGCAGCAGTCAGGCTTTGAGAGAGGAGCTTTCTGGGAAGGAGAAGGGTCTTCTGCAGCTGCGCGGTGCTATGAAGGAG CTCTCCGCTCAGAACCAGGAGCTGATGGAGCAGAACCTGACGCTGCAAGAGCGGCTGGGCGATTCGGGCCGGGGGGCGCCGCCCGCGCCGGCGGGGGCCCAGCTCACCCAGCGCCTGCACGGCGAGATGGCCGCCTGCCTATCCGACCTGCGCTCGCTCTGCAACGTCCTGACGCAGCGCGCCCAGGGCCGTGACCCcaacctctccctgctgctcgGCATCACCT CGCCGCTGGCCggaggggagcagcaggaggactGGCAGAGCCCCGAGACGCTGGACAGGAAGCTGTCGGAGGTGCGTCAGCTGCGGCGGGACGTGGAGGAGCTGCGCACCACCGTGTCGGACCGCTACGCGCAGGACATGGGCGACAACTGCATCACGCAGTAA
- the LOC118785270 gene encoding SH3 domain-binding glutamic acid-rich-like protein 3, producing the protein MGIKLYYTTVTASREVKSQQAEVMRILESKSIQYELIDISVGGAVREEMRSKAGNPSAVPPQIFNDDLYCGDYQMFSEAVEEDTVEKFLKMA; encoded by the exons ATGGGCATCAAACTATACTACACCACCGTCACCGCTTCAAGGGAG GTGAAGTCCCAGCAGGCTGAGGTAATGCGCATTCTGGAGAGCAAGAGCATCCAGTATGAGCTGATTGACATCTCTGTGGGCGGGGCCGTGCGGGAGGAGATGAGGAGTAAGGCGGGGAACCCCTCGGCGGTGCCTCCCCAGATTTTCAACGATGACCTGTACTGCGGG GACTACCAGATGTTCTCTGAGGCCGTGGAGGAGGACACAGTGGAGAAGTTTCTGAAGATGGCATGA